The region CAAAAGATGTCTTTTGGCGTTTACTTGAAATAATATTCTCTCCGAAATGCTTGATACGCTTTTCTGTCTCGAAAACGTCAAGTCCTTTTTGAGGGTCGACTCCCAGCAGAGAGATGGTTTCTTCCTTACTTATATTGTGCCATTTCTTATTCAGCAATGTTTCCATAATAACTCCAGAGCGAATGCCTTGTTTTTAAACTATTACAGAACATGAAATTTAAATTTAGCTATACTATCAAAAAGCAACTGGTTCAATAAGACATGGCAAAAGACTCGGTTAATTTTTCAAGTATTTGCAAACCATGACCTTAAAATAATACACTTACATACATACACGAACTATAACTGGTGTCATTATTTGTGGTTTTTTTGCAAAAAAAGCCACTCGCTTTCTTATCCACGTAGCATTTATAGAATAAATGTTGTATCGAAAGGCATAATTCAAAAAGCCCTGCAAATATTTTTGAAAACCCTAAGGTGACAAGGAGTACCCTAAATGAAAATTACCAAACACATGTGGCCTGTCTTGATTGTCTCGGGCCAGTTTGAATCCAATACGGATGAAGGTCTTAGGTTACGGGATCTGGAAAATGAACTAGTCACTGAACAGGAATGCTCAGTCTACCCTTCGTACAGCTATGAAGATGCCGCTGAAATATTTATTTCCCGCGCTGACCTAGGTGCGGTGGTTATAGACTGGGATATCAGCTACGAACGGGACGATGAAAAAGAACTCCCTGAAAATCTTGTCGATTCGATACGTAAACGCAACAAACATATACCCATATTTCTCCTGACGGAACGGGTAACCATGCAGGATATCCCCACTTCCGTACTGGGCCAGATCAATGAGTGCCTCTGGAAAACTGCGGAAACACCTGAATTTCTGGCCGGACGCGTAGAGACCCGTCTGGTTGAATACGTGCGCTCTGTATTTCCGGGATTTTTCGGAGAAATGGTCAAATATTCCGAAGCTTATAAATATGCATGGCATACTCCCGGACATATGGGAGGAGAGGGATTCCTTAAAAGCCCAGCCGGTGTGGCGATGCATAAATTCTACGGCGAAAATGTATTCCGCTCCGACCTTTCCATCTCAGTGCCGGAACTCGGTTCTCTCTTGGACCACAGCGGGGTTGTAGGCGACGCGGAAAACAATTCCGCCCGCGTATTCGGAGCAGATCACACCTTCTATGTCCTCAACGGTACCTCAAACGTCAACCAGATCATATGGCGCAGCCAACTTGTGCGTGACGATATCGCATTCGTAGATAGGAACTGCCATAAGTCTCTCAACTACGCCATGGTCATCACCGACGCCTACCCCATATACATGATTCCCAGACGTAACAAACGCGGCATTATCGGCCCCTGCCGCCTTTCTGAATTTTCCAAGGAAACAATTCAGTCCAAGGTACGCGACAACAAGCTTATCCCGGAAGAGCTGAAAGATCAGAGTGTGCGCATGTCCGCCCTGACCAACTCCACTTACGACGGGGTCTGCTACAACGTTATCAACATCAAGAAGCAGCTTCAGAAAAGCGTGGAGAACCTCCATTTTGACGAAGCATGGTACGCATATGCCCGCTTCCATCCTATGTATAAGGATCACTTCGGCATGGCAGATGATGACCGCAACGAGCACCACCCACCTATCTTCTGCTCCCACTCCACGCACAAACTGCTGACAGCATTTTCGCAGGCTTCAATGCTTCATGTCCGTGACGGCAGTGACGTGAAAATAGACCGGGATGAGTTGAACGAATCTTATATGATGCACGGGTCAACATCGCCACAGTACAGCATGATCGCCTCTTTGGACGTAGCCACTAAGATGATGGAAGACACAGGCGAAGTACTGATGCACGACACCATGATCGAAGCGGTAAATCTGCGTAAGAAAGTCGCCATGATCGCCAGTGAGATGAAGGAACAGGACAGCTGGTTCTTTGAAATGTGGCAGCCTGCTCAGGTTCTTGTGGGCAAGGATTATAAAAAATTTGAAAATGTTCCCACCGATTATCTCTGCACCCATCAGCATCCGTGGGTATTTTCCTCCAAGGATAACTGGCACGGCTTTGAAGACATCGAGGACGAATACGCCATGCTCGACCCGATCAAACTGACCTTCACAACTCCCGGGCTGCGTGCGGACGGAACAATGGAAGAAGAAGGCATACCGGCATCGATCGTGACCGACTACCTGATCAATCACGGCATAGTCTGCGAAAAGACCGACTACTATTCTTTCCTCATGCTCAACTCGATCGGAACCAACAAAGCCAAACAGGGATCGCTACTGGCAGGGCTGCTTAAATTCAAGGAAGTCTACGATGCCAACCTGCCGCTTGATATAGTCCTGCCCGAGCTGGTCAAATCCTACCCCGAAACATATTCAGGTGTCGGCGTTAAAGACCACTGCAACGCCATCCATAATTACTACAAGGAACACAAGCTGCTCGACAAAATGCAGGCCGCTTTCCAGATCATCCCGGAACAGGCCATGAAGCCTTCCGAAGCCTATCATGCCGTTGTCCGCAAGAATGTGGAATATGTAGAGCTTTCAGAAATGAAAGACCGTATCCCGGCTGTTATGGTTGTTCCCTACCCTCCGGGTATCCCGGTAATCATGGGCGGAGAAATTCTCAACGACAAAGCCCGGCCCGTTTTCGATTATCTTGCAGCCCGGCAGGATTTTGAGAACGTATTCCCCGGCTATGAAAGCGATATTCATGGTGTGGAACGCGTTGTACGCGATGGCAAAAAATACTTTAAAACCATGTGTGTAAAGAAATAGTTTGACTGAAATATCACAATTATACCGGAGGGCCGTATGACGGATTCAGGCTCTAAAAATAAATTATCAGTATTTACGCTGATGATGATTAACGTGGCGGCGATCCTGTCGTTACGTGCCCTGCCGGGACTCGCGGAATACGGATGGGGATTGCTCTTCTATCTGGCCTTAGGGGCAGTTAGTTTTTTCATCCCCTCCGCCCTTGTTGCGGCGGAGCTTGCATCCGGCTGGAATGAGGAGGGTGGGGTCTACCTGTGGGTGAAAGAAGCCTTCGGTCCCAAATGGGGCTTCGTAGCCATTTTCATGCAGTGGGTGGAAAATCTGCCGTGGTTTCCAGCGGTTCTGGCTTTTGCCGCTTCCGCCATCGCCTATACCTTCAACCCGCAGCTTGCAGATAACAAATGGTTTATTGTGGGAGTCATCCAGATTTCTTTATGGCTGGCGACCTTCTTGAACTTCCGGGACATGAAATTATCGGCATTCTTCAGTTCTTCCGGGGCTATTATTGGAACAATTGTTCCCGGAATCCTGATTATTGTGCTCGGTATCGACCATGTTATGTCCGGCGGCACAGTTCAGATTCCGTTTACTGCCGCGGCCCTAATGCCTGACATAGAAAACCTGCAGCAACTTATGCTGCTGGCGGCCATGCTTATATCATTTACCGGTATGGAAATGTCCGCGGTGCATGTGAACGAAGTACGCAATCCGGCGGTGAATTATCCCAAGGCGATATTTGCAGCAAGCGTCCTGATCATCGGGCTTTCCGCACTGGGATCGCTGGCAATCGCCATGGTTGTCCCAACTGATGGCGTAAGCCTGAGCGCCGGAGTCTGTCAGGCTTTCGACCGTCTTTTCCAAATCCACAAAATGGAATTCATGACTCCGATCATATGCTTTTTGATGGCTTACGGGGCCCTGACCATGGTCATAACATGGATGGTCGGTCCGTCTAAAGGCATACGGGAAGTCGCACGGGAAGGGTTTCTGCCGAAAAGCTGGCAGAAAATCAACAAATTCGGAATTCCCACTAATATTCTGATCATTCAAAGCGGCCTTTCGGCACTGGTATCCTGCGCTATTCTGTTCATGCCCACGGTTTCGAGCGCGTTTATGCTCATGAGCGCGCTGGCGGTACAATTGTATCTTATTATGTATCTGCTCATGTTCGCGGCAGCCATCAAACTGCGCTACACGAGACCGGATGTGAAAAGAGGCTATACCATTCCCGGCGGTAAGGTCGGAATCTGGATGGTTTCAGGTCTGGCGATAATAACCTGCATCTTCGTGTTTGTTTTCGGCTTCATTCCGCCTAAAGCAGTTCTTGATGAAGGAATCCCTGCATCGGCCGGATACATCGGTTTTTTAGTGACGGGAGTTGCAGTCTTCACGTGCGTGCCTCTTTATTTCTACGGCCGGGCAGTGAAAAAGACACGTAAACATCAATGAGTACTTAATCTATTCGGTGCGCTTACGAAATTTAAGCACGCCATAGGCATGGAGGAAAGATATGTCCGCTGATCACAAAAAGATGGGTGTATTTGCCTGCACATCCGTTGTTGCCGGCAACATGATGGGGTCCGGTATCGCGCTTTTGCCCGCGAATCTGGCATCAATCGGCAGTATCACCATCATCGGCTGGGCGGTTGCTCTGGTGGGTGCTCTGGCACTGGCATACGTATACTCAAGGCTGGGTATGGAAGATCCTCAGGAAGGGGGCCCCATTGCCTATTCAGGAGAAGTGGCACCCATTTTGGGTTATCAGTCCGGCCTGCTCTACTACCACGCCAACTGGATCGGGAACCTCGCTATCGCCATCACCGGAGTCGATTACCTCTCGGTATTTTTCCCGATACTGCAGGACCCTATTTCATCCGGAATCACCTCCATTGCAATTATCTGGATCTTCACCGGAATCAACATTCTAGGCGCGGACTGGATCGGTCGGCTGGTTTCCATCGGAGTTATCCTGCTGCTGATCCCCGTCATTATTACCGGAACTGCCGGATGGATGTTTTTTGATTCTGTTCAGTTCAATGCGAACTGGCTGGCAAAAGGACACACCCCGGATACTGCGGTCCTTGCAGCCATTATTCTATGCATCTGGAGTTTTATCGGCGTAGAGAGTGCCGCAGTTAACACGGCGGTTGTAAAAAATCCCAAACGGACTATCCCGATCTCCACCATGATCGGTACTGCGCTGGCAGGACTTGTTTATATCCTTTCCTGCACCGCTATATCCGGTATGTTTCCGGCGGAAAAAATGGCCGCCTCCGGTGCTCCCTTTTCACTGGCTATGGGCCATATATGCGCCGCAATGCCATTTTCCGAATATGTACCGAAGCTGGTCTCCGCTGTTACCGCCTTTGCTTGTCTGGCATCTCTGGGATCATGGATGATGCTGGTTTCGCAGGCAGGAGCAAGAGCAGCCAGTGACGGGACACTGCCCGAAATATTCGGACGCAAAAACAATCATGGCACTCCGGTCATGGGCCTGATCATGTCTTCAGTCATGATGAGCATACTGCTGGTTGTGCTCATGTTCTTATCCAAGGGCGGAAACACTCAGTCATTATTCGGCAACATCGCATCCATTGCCGTACTCCTGACCCTTCCCCCATATTTTTATTCAGCTTTGAACTTACTGCGCCGTTACGGATTCCGCGCAAAAAAAGCATGGTTGCAGATAGCAGCATCCCTGCTGGCTTGCGGGTTCTGTCTTGTTGCGCTTTCCGGAGCAGCCAAGGATGCCCTGATAGGCTGCATGATCGTCATGCTCTGCACCTTTATCTTTTATGTAGGTAAAGACCGGACCGGATTTGAAAATAAGATCAGACAGGAAACAGGTATGAATCAGTAATCCCTCCTTCTGACAGGCATATTGTCAAAGCCGTTTCTGAAACTCGTTGATGAGTTTTGGAAACGGCTTTTTTCATAGCTGATAATTTTCCCAGCACAATTTAACAAAATTACGAATTAAATATTTTTTGACAACGACAAAAATGTCTGTTTTTATACAAAAAGGAAAAACCCCTTTCTAAGCAGACAGATTTTGTTTATAATAAATACTTTTTTGCAAATTTTGTCTCATTTAATCTAAGGATCTCACTATGGAAAAACCGCTAGTTGATGTGTTGTGGATTTTAATCTGTGCCGCACTTGTGTTTTTGATGCAACCAGGCTTCATGTGCCTTGAATCCGGACTGACAAGATCAAAAAACTCAATCAACGTAGCAGCCAAAAATCTGGCAGACTTTGTTTTTTCTGCTTTGAGCTTCTGGGCAATCGGGTACGGGCTTATGTTCGGGGCTGAATATTCCGGCATAATAGGTACGAATTCCTTCTTCCCTTCGATAGATTCCTCCGCATACATGACATCATTTTTCATATTCCAGACCATGTTCTGTGGAACAGCGACAACCATTTTTTCAGGTGCAATCGCCGAACGCATGTCTTTCGGAGCTTATCTTATAGTTGCGGAGATCCTTTCGGTTTTGGTCTATCCCGTTTTCGGAAACTGGGCATGGAATGGCCTTGAAACAGGAGAAATGCTGGGCTGGCTTGGATCAAGAGGCTTCATCGACTTCGCAGGATCTACTGTCGTTCATTCTGTTGGAGGATGGGTGGCGCTGGCCGCCCTGCTTGTTGTCGGACCACGAAAAGGGAGATTCACTGACGATAATAAAGTAAGGGAAATGAATCCTTCCGATCTTCCCATGTCCGTTCTGGGAACGCTGCTCCTGTGGTTCGGCTGGTTCGGGTTCAACGGCGGCTCGACCTTAACCATGGACGCTTCGGTACCGATGATCATCGCCAATACAACACTGGCGGGAGTCGCCGGTGGTGCTACATGCACTCTGCTGGGCTGGTATGACAGCAAGATACCCAAGGTAAACAACCTTATAAATGGTTCACTGGGAGGCCTTGTCGCCATTACCGCCAACTGTCATGTTGTAACTGCCGCCGATGCCGTGATCATAGGTGCATTTGCAGGCCCGCTGTGCATCTGGCTTGAAAGATTGCTCGAAAAAGCAAAAATAGATGATGCGGTCGGAGCTGTTCCGGTTCACCTTGGCTGCGGCATATGGGGAACACTGGCGGTTGCGTTATTCGGCAAGCCTGATCTTATCGGAACAGGGCTTAATATGTATGACCAGTTCGTAATTCAGCTGACCGGAATTTTCGCGGCGTTCGTAGTGGCTTTTCTCTTTCCGTATATAATTTTGACCATAATCAACCGCTTTCTGCCTCTCCGAGTTACCCCGGAAGAAGAGGAAGTGGGACTCAATGTTTCAGAACACGGCGCTCACACCGACCTGCTGGACCTGTTTCAGACAATGGAACTGCAGGCCAGCACTCAGGATCTCTCCTTAAGAATTCCCGTAGAACCTTTCACTGAAGTCGGTCGCATTGCCACCTGCTACAATCAGGTTATTTCCGCACTGGAAGAAAGTGTATCCAAAACCGAAGCCATCATCCACAGCGCAACAGACGGCATAATGACATTTTCCCGCGATTCACTTGAACTGCTGCAAGCAAATCCCCGGGCACGGGAGATGTTCGCTCTTCCCGGAGTAGGAGCCCTTGATGGAGTTCAATTTACCGACCTTGTGGACTCTGATGCCCCCCTGACAGAAACTCTCTTCAGCTCCCGAAGCGTAGAACTGAACGGCAACAGGATCAACGGGAACAGTTTCCCGGTCGAAGCGGTTATTACACCGGCCAAGGGAATGCCCTTCTACATGGCTATCATGAGAGATATAACCGAACGTAAGGAAGCTGAGCGGAAACTCCTTACTCAGCAGGCATATTTTCAGCAATTATTTGAAAGTTCCCCGCAAGCGATAGTGCAAGTAAACACGAGAGGGAAGATTCAAAACGTCAACAAGGGATTCGAGCAACTATTCGGATTTAAACGTAAGGAAGTCCTTGGGTCATACAACCGGAGCGTTGTAGTTCCCCACAACCTTCAGGCCGAAGCCAAGCAGTTCAGTGAATCGGTATTGACAGGGCGCCTTGTGGACAAAGAAACTGTACGACGCCACAAGGACGGCAGACTTATTCCCATTTCCGTCATCGGCTACCCCATCCATGTTGAAGATGAAGTTCGTGGAATCTACTACATCTATACGGATATCACCCAGCGCAAAGCATTTGAGGATCAGCTGGCACATCAGGCCTTTCACGATTCTTTGACCGGACTTCCCAATAGAGTGCTTTTCGCTGAACGCCTGTCCAGAGCATTAAAACGTTCAAAGCGGCGCAAGGATTACCGCTTTGCGGCCATGATGCTCGATATGGACAGATTTAAATGGATCAATGACACACTCGGACACCATGCCGGGGATGAATTCCTGATCGCAATCGCTGACCGAATCAGCTCCTGTATACGCGAAGTGGATACAGTTGCACGTCTCGGCGGAGATGAATTCGGCATCGTTGTAGAGGAATTCTCCTCCTATCAGGAAGTCATAAAAATCGCCAAAAGAATCCAGCATTCTCTACAGCTTCCACTTGACCTAGCCGAAGGCAGAGTTACCTCCAGCGCAAGTATAGGTATAGTGCTCAGAAGCGAAGACTACGATGATTCCGAAGCAGTAATGCGCGATGCGGATATCGCCATGTATAGAGCCAAAGAAATGGGTCGCTCCAGATTCAAGGTCTTCAACCAGAGAATGCACTCACGGCTGCTTGCCGAAGTTGAGCTTGAAAACGACCTGCGTCAGGCCATTCAGGACGAAGAGCTTTCACTTTTTTACCAACCGATTATGCACGCATCAAGCGGCCAACTCAGAGGATTCGAGGCCCTGCTGCGCTGGGACAGCCCGCAAAGAGGAATGGTCTCTCCTGCCGAGATAATCCCGCTGGCTGAAGAAACAGGACTCATTGTTCCGTTGGGTCAATGGATTTTGCGGGAAGCATGCCTGAGTATGAAGAAATGGCTGGATTCCACCGGAATATATGACCTGACTATAAACGTTAACCTTTCATTCAAACAGTTCGGCCAACCCAACTTTACCCAATTCGTAAAGAATACTCTGGAACAAACCAAACTTCCCCCGAAAAATCTCAAACTGGAATTGACTGAAAGTTGCCTGATGCAAAATCCGGCAGAAACCATGTCCAAACTGACAACACTGAGGAAAATGGGAGTACAACTGGTGATTGATGACTTTGGAACCGGCTACTCATCCTTAAGCTACCTGCAACGCTTCCCTATCGACGGTCTGAAGATAGACCGCTCCTTTATATCCGGGGATAGCCGCGACACCTCAAATAAAGAAATTGTCAGAACAATTATCGCCATGGCAAAAAGCCTCGGACTTGATGTTGTGGCCGAAGGCGTTGAAGAATCGAGTCAATTGGACATGCTGCAGGACATGTCATGCGATGCAGTGCAGGGATTTATGTTTTCCCGCCCTGTGGAAGGCTCAAAAGTGGAAAATTTCATCAACAACAATCTCTCAAACACATCTCACAAGAAAAAAAGTTAATAAATCTAGTTTTTTACAAGAACTTAAACCAAGACACCCCTTGCTATTCCGAAAGAATGGCAAGGGGATCTCTTTTCTGAAAAAACTACAGCCCCCTCCGGCCCCTTCAGCACACCCACTCAGTCCTGTTATTAAAAAAGACACTCCAATAACGAGGAACAAATAGATATTATCTATTTGTTCACACTAAATAGCATGATATGTTTAGCTGTTAATAACCTAATAAATCAAAGCACATCACTCTTATTTAAATGCTTCACCTTAATAACTTCAACAGCAGACAATAAATAAATGAAAACAATTTCAATAAGGCTGCATCCCGGACAGGATTTGCTTAGTGAGCTGGACCGTCTTGTTGCCGATAATCAAATAAAAGCCGCATGTATTTTAACCTGTGTAGGAAGTCTTACTCAAGCAGTACTAAGGTTTGCAAACCAGAACGAATCAAAAAAGTTAGAAGGATTCTTTGAAATTGTATCCCTGACAGGTGTTCTATCTGAGCACGGATCTCATTACCATATTGCCATTGCGGATGAAGA is a window of Maridesulfovibrio sp. DNA encoding:
- a CDS encoding Orn/Lys/Arg decarboxylase N-terminal domain-containing protein; its protein translation is MKITKHMWPVLIVSGQFESNTDEGLRLRDLENELVTEQECSVYPSYSYEDAAEIFISRADLGAVVIDWDISYERDDEKELPENLVDSIRKRNKHIPIFLLTERVTMQDIPTSVLGQINECLWKTAETPEFLAGRVETRLVEYVRSVFPGFFGEMVKYSEAYKYAWHTPGHMGGEGFLKSPAGVAMHKFYGENVFRSDLSISVPELGSLLDHSGVVGDAENNSARVFGADHTFYVLNGTSNVNQIIWRSQLVRDDIAFVDRNCHKSLNYAMVITDAYPIYMIPRRNKRGIIGPCRLSEFSKETIQSKVRDNKLIPEELKDQSVRMSALTNSTYDGVCYNVINIKKQLQKSVENLHFDEAWYAYARFHPMYKDHFGMADDDRNEHHPPIFCSHSTHKLLTAFSQASMLHVRDGSDVKIDRDELNESYMMHGSTSPQYSMIASLDVATKMMEDTGEVLMHDTMIEAVNLRKKVAMIASEMKEQDSWFFEMWQPAQVLVGKDYKKFENVPTDYLCTHQHPWVFSSKDNWHGFEDIEDEYAMLDPIKLTFTTPGLRADGTMEEEGIPASIVTDYLINHGIVCEKTDYYSFLMLNSIGTNKAKQGSLLAGLLKFKEVYDANLPLDIVLPELVKSYPETYSGVGVKDHCNAIHNYYKEHKLLDKMQAAFQIIPEQAMKPSEAYHAVVRKNVEYVELSEMKDRIPAVMVVPYPPGIPVIMGGEILNDKARPVFDYLAARQDFENVFPGYESDIHGVERVVRDGKKYFKTMCVKK
- a CDS encoding amino acid permease; this translates as MTDSGSKNKLSVFTLMMINVAAILSLRALPGLAEYGWGLLFYLALGAVSFFIPSALVAAELASGWNEEGGVYLWVKEAFGPKWGFVAIFMQWVENLPWFPAVLAFAASAIAYTFNPQLADNKWFIVGVIQISLWLATFLNFRDMKLSAFFSSSGAIIGTIVPGILIIVLGIDHVMSGGTVQIPFTAAALMPDIENLQQLMLLAAMLISFTGMEMSAVHVNEVRNPAVNYPKAIFAASVLIIGLSALGSLAIAMVVPTDGVSLSAGVCQAFDRLFQIHKMEFMTPIICFLMAYGALTMVITWMVGPSKGIREVAREGFLPKSWQKINKFGIPTNILIIQSGLSALVSCAILFMPTVSSAFMLMSALAVQLYLIMYLLMFAAAIKLRYTRPDVKRGYTIPGGKVGIWMVSGLAIITCIFVFVFGFIPPKAVLDEGIPASAGYIGFLVTGVAVFTCVPLYFYGRAVKKTRKHQ
- the cadB gene encoding cadaverine/lysine antiporter; protein product: MSADHKKMGVFACTSVVAGNMMGSGIALLPANLASIGSITIIGWAVALVGALALAYVYSRLGMEDPQEGGPIAYSGEVAPILGYQSGLLYYHANWIGNLAIAITGVDYLSVFFPILQDPISSGITSIAIIWIFTGINILGADWIGRLVSIGVILLLIPVIITGTAGWMFFDSVQFNANWLAKGHTPDTAVLAAIILCIWSFIGVESAAVNTAVVKNPKRTIPISTMIGTALAGLVYILSCTAISGMFPAEKMAASGAPFSLAMGHICAAMPFSEYVPKLVSAVTAFACLASLGSWMMLVSQAGARAASDGTLPEIFGRKNNHGTPVMGLIMSSVMMSILLVVLMFLSKGGNTQSLFGNIASIAVLLTLPPYFYSALNLLRRYGFRAKKAWLQIAASLLACGFCLVALSGAAKDALIGCMIVMLCTFIFYVGKDRTGFENKIRQETGMNQ
- the amt gene encoding ammonium transporter, with protein sequence MEKPLVDVLWILICAALVFLMQPGFMCLESGLTRSKNSINVAAKNLADFVFSALSFWAIGYGLMFGAEYSGIIGTNSFFPSIDSSAYMTSFFIFQTMFCGTATTIFSGAIAERMSFGAYLIVAEILSVLVYPVFGNWAWNGLETGEMLGWLGSRGFIDFAGSTVVHSVGGWVALAALLVVGPRKGRFTDDNKVREMNPSDLPMSVLGTLLLWFGWFGFNGGSTLTMDASVPMIIANTTLAGVAGGATCTLLGWYDSKIPKVNNLINGSLGGLVAITANCHVVTAADAVIIGAFAGPLCIWLERLLEKAKIDDAVGAVPVHLGCGIWGTLAVALFGKPDLIGTGLNMYDQFVIQLTGIFAAFVVAFLFPYIILTIINRFLPLRVTPEEEEVGLNVSEHGAHTDLLDLFQTMELQASTQDLSLRIPVEPFTEVGRIATCYNQVISALEESVSKTEAIIHSATDGIMTFSRDSLELLQANPRAREMFALPGVGALDGVQFTDLVDSDAPLTETLFSSRSVELNGNRINGNSFPVEAVITPAKGMPFYMAIMRDITERKEAERKLLTQQAYFQQLFESSPQAIVQVNTRGKIQNVNKGFEQLFGFKRKEVLGSYNRSVVVPHNLQAEAKQFSESVLTGRLVDKETVRRHKDGRLIPISVIGYPIHVEDEVRGIYYIYTDITQRKAFEDQLAHQAFHDSLTGLPNRVLFAERLSRALKRSKRRKDYRFAAMMLDMDRFKWINDTLGHHAGDEFLIAIADRISSCIREVDTVARLGGDEFGIVVEEFSSYQEVIKIAKRIQHSLQLPLDLAEGRVTSSASIGIVLRSEDYDDSEAVMRDADIAMYRAKEMGRSRFKVFNQRMHSRLLAEVELENDLRQAIQDEELSLFYQPIMHASSGQLRGFEALLRWDSPQRGMVSPAEIIPLAEETGLIVPLGQWILREACLSMKKWLDSTGIYDLTINVNLSFKQFGQPNFTQFVKNTLEQTKLPPKNLKLELTESCLMQNPAETMSKLTTLRKMGVQLVIDDFGTGYSSLSYLQRFPIDGLKIDRSFISGDSRDTSNKEIVRTIIAMAKSLGLDVVAEGVEESSQLDMLQDMSCDAVQGFMFSRPVEGSKVENFINNNLSNTSHKKKS
- a CDS encoding PPC domain-containing DNA-binding protein is translated as MKTISIRLHPGQDLLSELDRLVADNQIKAACILTCVGSLTQAVLRFANQNESKKLEGFFEIVSLTGVLSEHGSHYHIAIADEEGRTYGAHLLEGCKIYTTAEIVIGICSGTEFLRTFDPQTGYPELEIKTATKE